GCGGGCGCGACCTGTCCGAGGCCGTCGGCGGGCTGGCCACCCTGGACGCGCTGGTCCTGCTGGACGCCGACCCGGCCACCGAGCGGGTGCTGCTGGTGTCCAAGCCACCGGCGCCGTCGGTCGCGGCCCGGGTGGCGGAGGCCGCCGGCCGGCTGTCGGTGCCCGTCCGGTCCGCGGCGCTGTCCCCGGACAGCCCCGACCTCACCGCCGCCGTCGAGGCGCTGCTCGCCGACCTGGGCGTCGCGGTGCCGGAGTGGCCGTCCCGGGGCGCCACCCGTCCGGCCGCGCGCGGCGCCGTCCTCAAGGGCCTCTACGCCGGCGGCACGCTGGCCGACGAGGCGATGCTGCTGGCCGCCCCGCGGCTCGGCGACATCCGGTCCAACACCCCGCTGCGCCCGGAGCTGCACCTCGGCACGGACCTGTCCGCCCCGGGTCACCTGGTGGTCGACCTCGGCGACGACGCGCTCACCGTGGGCCGGCCGCACCCGATGATCGACCCCACGCTGCGGCTGGAGGCGCTGACCCGGATCGCGACGTCCGGGGAGCCCGCGGTGCTGCTGCTGGACGTCGTCCTGGGCCACGGCGCCGACCCCGACCCGGCGGCCACCCTGGTGCCGGCGATCGAGGCGGCCGGCCTCCCGGCCGTCGTCGCGCTGGTCGGCACCGAGGCCGACCCGCAGGGCTGGTCGCGCCAGGCCGACGCCCTGGCCGCGGCCGGCGCCGCGGTGCACGCCTCCAACGCGCGGGCCACCCGGCACGCGCTCGACCTGCTGGGAGCCGCGCGGTGACCCTCCTGGACAGCCCCCCGGCGGTCGTCGCCGC
This window of the Geodermatophilus sp. DSM 44513 genome carries:
- a CDS encoding FdrA family protein, coding for MTTTGVRHVSLRSGVYADSVRLMQVSRDVGARDGVTAVLVAMATPLNLELAAGMGLAPDGGASPDQLLVAVAAADDGALAGAVAAVDAALAARERATGPAQTVPLRTVGAGLDALDGDGPALAVISVPGPYAVAEATDAIAAGASVLVFSDGVPVEHEVALKRAAHDAGVLVMGPDCGTAIVSGLALGFANVVRRGPVGIVAASGTGAQQVSCLLDAAGVGVSHLIGVGGRDLSEAVGGLATLDALVLLDADPATERVLLVSKPPAPSVAARVAEAAGRLSVPVRSAALSPDSPDLTAAVEALLADLGVAVPEWPSRGATRPAARGAVLKGLYAGGTLADEAMLLAAPRLGDIRSNTPLRPELHLGTDLSAPGHLVVDLGDDALTVGRPHPMIDPTLRLEALTRIATSGEPAVLLLDVVLGHGADPDPAATLVPAIEAAGLPAVVALVGTEADPQGWSRQADALAAAGAAVHASNARATRHALDLLGAAR